In the Adlercreutzia equolifaciens DSM 19450 genome, one interval contains:
- a CDS encoding Hpt domain-containing protein: MTAQLADKLRPFGIDYVDAMDRFGDNAELYERLALKYLDDGHLVALQAAMEAKDYSEGYSQAHALKGVAGNLSFKDLYECAALLSDALYAGEYEAAAKHLPEVERAHALVVEGLEAWRDGTL; the protein is encoded by the coding sequence ATGACCGCTCAGCTCGCAGACAAGCTTCGCCCCTTCGGCATCGACTACGTGGACGCCATGGACCGCTTCGGCGACAACGCCGAGCTGTACGAGCGCCTGGCCCTGAAGTATCTGGACGACGGCCATTTGGTGGCGCTTCAGGCCGCCATGGAGGCCAAGGACTACTCGGAGGGCTACAGCCAGGCCCATGCGCTGAAGGGCGTGGCGGGCAATCTGTCGTTCAAGGATCTCTACGAGTGCGCGGCGCTCCTCTCCGACGCGCTGTACGCCGGCGAGTACGAGGCCGCCGCCAAGCACCTCCCCGAAGTGGAGCGCGCCCATGCGCTCGTCGTGGAAGGCCTGGAGGCCTGGCGCGACGGCACGCTGTAG